Proteins encoded by one window of Sphingomonas ginkgonis:
- a CDS encoding inositol monophosphatase family protein, with amino-acid sequence MFVPPDLADFALELARLARRETLPRFAAGVEASDKGGREFDPVTEADREAERAMREAIAARFPDHGIRGEEFGDRPGDSRWSWSLDPVDGTRSFICGLPSWVTLIALLDQGRPVLGVIDAPVLNETNLGHDKTARVGDQPASTSGCVRLADARLSTTDPCMFGGADASGFDAVRRAAKVARYGLDGYAYARLAAGRLDLVIENQLKPHDYNALIPVIRASGGHIGDWRGGEDFGSGAVVAAASRALYDEAVALLRSA; translated from the coding sequence ATGTTCGTCCCGCCCGACCTTGCCGACTTCGCGCTCGAGCTGGCGCGGCTCGCGCGGCGCGAAACGCTGCCCCGCTTCGCCGCCGGCGTCGAGGCCAGCGACAAGGGTGGCCGCGAGTTCGACCCGGTCACGGAGGCCGACCGCGAGGCCGAGCGGGCGATGCGCGAGGCCATTGCTGCGCGCTTCCCCGATCATGGGATCCGCGGCGAGGAGTTCGGCGACCGGCCGGGCGACAGCCGGTGGAGCTGGTCGCTCGATCCGGTCGACGGCACCCGCAGCTTCATCTGCGGCCTGCCGAGCTGGGTGACTCTGATCGCGCTGTTGGACCAAGGCCGTCCTGTTCTCGGCGTGATCGACGCACCGGTGCTGAATGAGACCAACCTTGGCCATGACAAAACCGCGCGGGTCGGCGACCAGCCGGCGAGCACCAGCGGCTGCGTGCGGCTTGCCGATGCGCGACTGTCGACCACAGACCCCTGCATGTTCGGTGGTGCCGACGCGTCGGGGTTCGATGCCGTTCGCCGCGCGGCCAAGGTCGCCCGCTATGGACTCGACGGGTACGCCTACGCCCGGCTCGCGGCGGGGCGGCTCGATCTCGTCATCGAGAACCAGCTCAAGCCGCACGACTACAACGCGCTGATTCCGGTGATCCGCGCGTCCGGCGGACATATCGGCGACTGGCGGGGCGGCGAGGATTTCGGGTCGGGCGCCGTCGTCGCGGCGGCGTCCCGCGCGCTCTACGACGAGGCGGTGGCGCTGCTGCGCTCGGCGTGA